A stretch of the bacterium genome encodes the following:
- a CDS encoding glycosyltransferase family 39 protein, translating to MLRADAQRSRWIWLIALLGFALRIYGLGDESFWLDEVTTANRVYEPLGQLLFGWDSETQGPLYYVFIKGWGLLFGNGEWTLRIWSVIFGTLTIPAVYYLGRHLFSGTGAMLAALFTAVHPFAIHYSQEARPYALFLLLATVSFYLVMKLLRQFRWPIAWSYLLITSAAFYTHAFGAFLILSHVLMFLWFRRADRFRGAARYPRPFVYTLLLLSLFCLPELAQNVLAAVSKLNGTSPAGWIPKPTVWDLFKLPAEYFMDARVGYVILPIVFLLAAFRALSEPQLRFGIQWLVLMAISFWVLPWLISVTVTPLFVLRYASPGLLIILCLMATASASLQALPRRMFVVALLILTMSPLLNYYTKVDKDPWRQTAEHLSARVKPGDVVLTYPGFTTAACLFYLPESVKSQVLQVDDLPTFAKALSGAERIWRVESYDVKRPHDISQLEYLKRWSTEIRRVGMNDILPMNPHRFWSAPIKITLSAHNRPVFGPPLPLTPNS from the coding sequence GTGCTGAGGGCTGACGCACAGCGTTCGCGCTGGATTTGGCTAATCGCATTGTTGGGATTCGCGCTTAGAATCTACGGTCTGGGTGACGAAAGCTTTTGGCTTGACGAAGTGACCACGGCTAACCGCGTGTATGAGCCGCTCGGGCAACTTTTGTTCGGGTGGGACTCGGAGACGCAGGGGCCGCTTTACTACGTATTCATCAAAGGCTGGGGGTTATTGTTCGGCAACGGGGAGTGGACGCTGCGAATATGGTCGGTGATTTTCGGAACATTGACCATCCCTGCGGTCTACTATCTTGGGCGACACTTGTTCAGCGGCACAGGGGCAATGCTGGCGGCGTTGTTCACGGCGGTGCATCCGTTTGCCATCCACTATTCACAGGAAGCTCGGCCTTACGCACTCTTCTTGTTGCTGGCGACGGTTTCCTTCTATTTGGTGATGAAACTGCTTCGGCAGTTTCGCTGGCCTATCGCGTGGTCATACCTGCTGATCACAAGTGCCGCATTTTACACCCATGCGTTCGGTGCCTTTCTGATTCTCAGCCACGTCCTCATGTTTCTGTGGTTCAGGCGGGCAGATCGATTCCGGGGTGCGGCACGTTATCCCCGCCCGTTTGTCTACACGTTGCTGCTGCTTTCGCTGTTCTGTCTGCCCGAGCTTGCGCAGAATGTACTGGCCGCCGTTTCGAAACTGAATGGCACCAGTCCGGCAGGCTGGATTCCGAAGCCCACTGTATGGGATTTGTTCAAGCTGCCCGCGGAGTATTTCATGGATGCCCGCGTCGGTTATGTTATCCTGCCCATAGTGTTTCTACTGGCCGCATTTAGGGCACTAAGCGAGCCGCAGTTACGATTTGGTATTCAATGGCTCGTGCTCATGGCCATCAGTTTCTGGGTGCTGCCGTGGTTGATCTCGGTCACGGTTACTCCGCTTTTTGTCCTCCGCTATGCGTCGCCGGGATTGCTGATTATTCTGTGTCTGATGGCTACGGCTTCCGCGAGTCTGCAAGCGCTGCCGCGCAGGATGTTTGTGGTTGCTCTACTGATTTTGACGATGTCGCCGCTGTTGAATTATTATACGAAGGTGGACAAAGATCCATGGCGGCAGACGGCGGAGCACCTGAGTGCCCGCGTAAAACCCGGCGACGTTGTGCTAACCTATCCCGGATTTACGACCGCCGCCTGTCTGTTCTACTTGCCCGAGTCGGTCAAAAGTCAAGTTCTTCAAGTGGACGATTTGCCGACGTTTGCCAAAGCTCTGTCCGGCGCGGAACGCATCTGGCGGGTGGAGTCTTATGACGTAAAGAGACCTCACGACATTTCACAATTGGAATACCTGAAACGCTGGAGCACCGAAATCCGGCGGGTCGGGATGAACGACATACTGCCAATGAACCCGCATCGATTCTGGAGCGCACCCATTAAGATCACACTAAGTGCGCAC
- the gnd gene encoding decarboxylating 6-phosphogluconate dehydrogenase: MKLGFVGLGKMGANMVERLLRGGHQCVVTNRSPEPVAVAVAKGAIGAASVADVVAKLDGRKVVWLMIPAGPPVDDTIAMLKPLLSRGDVIVDGGNSNFRDSMRRGADLASSGIHFVDAGTSGGVWGLQVGYCLMVGGSEDAFKLLEPALKTLAPENGYLHCGPTGSGHFVKMVHNGVEYAMMQAYAEGFELMHRGPFDLNLPAISALWENGSVVRSWLLELATRALQDDPKLDKVKPWVADSGEGRWTVHECVDYAVPAPTIAAALFARFASRDEQGFGLRLLAALRNQFGGHAIKTDQ, translated from the coding sequence ATGAAACTCGGGTTTGTCGGACTGGGCAAAATGGGCGCGAATATGGTCGAGCGGCTGTTACGCGGCGGTCATCAGTGTGTGGTCACAAATCGGTCACCAGAACCAGTGGCGGTTGCTGTTGCCAAAGGAGCTATTGGTGCCGCAAGTGTTGCCGATGTTGTGGCCAAGCTTGACGGCAGGAAAGTAGTCTGGTTGATGATTCCGGCGGGACCTCCGGTCGACGACACGATTGCAATGTTGAAGCCGTTGCTGAGTCGCGGCGATGTCATCGTGGATGGCGGTAATTCCAATTTCCGAGACTCCATGCGGCGCGGTGCCGATCTCGCCTCCAGCGGAATACATTTCGTAGACGCAGGAACCTCCGGCGGTGTGTGGGGATTGCAGGTCGGCTACTGTCTGATGGTCGGTGGAAGTGAAGATGCCTTTAAGCTGCTTGAACCCGCACTAAAAACTCTTGCACCGGAAAACGGTTACCTGCATTGCGGTCCGACCGGCTCAGGACACTTCGTGAAGATGGTGCACAACGGTGTGGAATACGCTATGATGCAGGCTTACGCCGAAGGCTTCGAGCTCATGCATCGCGGACCCTTCGACTTGAACCTGCCCGCGATTTCCGCGCTCTGGGAGAATGGCAGTGTGGTGCGTTCTTGGCTGCTGGAACTTGCCACGCGCGCCTTGCAGGATGATCCCAAGCTCGACAAAGTCAAGCCGTGGGTCGCCGATTCCGGTGAGGGACGCTGGACGGTACACGAATGTGTGGACTACGCGGTGCCAGCACCCACAATTGCCGCCGCGCTGTTTGCCAGATTCGCCTCACGTGATGAGCAGGGCTTCGGGTTGCGCCTGCTTGCCGCGCTGCGTAATCAGTTTGGCGGTCACGCGATTAAGACAGATCAATGA